AGACCTCGGCGGTGTACGTCGAGTAGTGCAGCCCGAGCGCGATGACGCCGGTGGTCAGCGCGGACAGGGTGACGCCCCACTCCGGCATCACGTAGAACAGGAAGAACAGCTGCACCAGCAGCGGGGTGTTGCGGATGAACTCGGTGACGATCATCACCGGCCACCGCACGGCCTTCAGCGGAGAGCGCTGTGCCATCGCCCAGACCAGGCCGAGCGCGAACGCTATGAGCGAGCCGAGCACCAGCGCCTGGAGCGTGACGAGCACGCCGTCCCAGAAGCGCGGCATGAAGTCGCCGACAGCGGACCAGTCCCACTTCATCAGGACGCACCTCCCGCGCTGGAACGGGCGATGTTCGTGGCTTCACGGAGGTTGAGCTTGCGCACGCCCTTGCCCTTTTCCGGGGTCTGGCCGATGCCCGCCTTGGCCTTCCGCTCGACGGCGCGCATGATCCGCGTGAGCAGGAAGGCCAGGACGAAGTACATGACCAGGATGATCGTGTAGACCGGGGCGCTCTGGCCGAGCGCGTTGCGCACCAGCGCTGCCCCGAAGGTGATGTCACCGACACCGAGTACGGACACCAGCGCGGTGCCCTTCAACAGCTCGATCAGCAGGTTGTTGGCCGGCGGGATCATCTCCGGCCACGCCTGCGGCAGCGAGATCTTCGTCAGCCGCTGCCAGGGCGAGAAGCTGAGCGCGATACCCGCCTCCTGCTGGGCCGGCGCGACGGCCGCCAGGGCGCCGCGCACGATCTCCGAACCGTAGGCCCCGTACGACAGGCCCAGCGCGAGGACCGCGGCCCACATCGGCACCAGCTGCCAGCCGAAGGCGACCGGCAGCACGAAGAACATCCAGAACATCAGCACCAGTGCCGAGGTGCCGCGGAAGATCTCCATGTACAGACCGGAGACGAACCGTACGATCCACAGCCTGTTCGTCTTGGCGACACCCACCACAAAGGCGACGAAGGCTCCCAGCGCCGCGCTGTAGACGGTCAGCTGGACGGTGACCCATACCCCCTTGAGGAGCAGCTCCCACAAACCCGCGGTGAGGTCCGTCATTTACAGCGCTCCTTCGCGGTCATGGTCGTCATCTCCTCCGGGAGGAAGCCGAAGGGCTTCATCACGCGGAACAGCTCACCGCTCTTCTTCATCTTCCGCAGCTCGCGGTTGAAGACCTCGCGCAGATGCGTCTCGCTCTGACGGAAGGCGAAGGCGCCGGTGCCGAGGTCGGGCTTTCCCTCCAGCTTGGGAGTGAAAGCCTCGGTGAACTCGGCCTTCCGGCTTTTGGTCTGCTTGACCACATTGCGCACCGTAACCGCCGTTCCGGCGAATACATCGGCCCTGCCCTGTTCGACCGCAAGTAGTCCCGCCAACTGGTCGGGCAACAGGAGCATCTCCGACTCCTTGACGCCCTCCTCCTCGGCGTAGGCGATTTCGGCATATCCCGTACCCGTCGCCATTTTGGCCCCGGCCTTCTTGATGTCCGCGTATGTACGAAGGTTCTTGGGATTGCCCTTGCGCACGATGAACGCGTCCCGCATCTCGTACTCGGGGTCCGCGAAGACCACCTGCTTGCAGCGATCAGGCGTGATGTACATACCGGCTGCAACCACATCGAACTGCTGCGAGTTGAGACCCGGGATCAGCGAGTTGAATTCGGTCGGGAAGGGCTGGACGTTCGGGATGCCCAGCCGCTTGAAGATGATCCGGGCGATCGCGGGCGAGCTCCCCGTAAGCTCCCCGTCCTTGTCGATGTAGCTGTAGGGCTGTTCACCTGCGAGCCCGAGCTTCACCGTGCCCTGAGCCTTCAGCCGCTCCAGTAGTTCTCCCCCGTCTCCGGCGTCCGCGCTGGACACCCGACTGCATGCGCTGGTTGCCCCGAGCGCACTCACCGCACCCAAAGACGCCGCTGCGGCGAGCATCGAGCGACGGCTGAAACCTCTTCCGGCACTTCCGGTGTTGTTCCCTTGTGGTGGAGCCATGGGCGCGCTGTTACCCAGCTTTGCCGAAGATATGCGGATCTTTTTTGGCCTCTTACGGGGTCGCGCCAAGGGGTCCCGCTGCGTCACCATTGGCGAGTAAATGACCACCCTGGTGCGGAGGCACGATGGCTGATCGCTTCATTGAAGTCTCGTTGGACAAGCGGGGAGTGAGCTGCACTGCAAAGCTGCTCGACGACCGCGCCCCGATCACCTGCGCTGCTGTGTGGGACGCGCTGCCTCTGGGCGGCGACGTCTATCACGCGAAGTACGCGCGCAACGAGATCTATGCCCTCATTCCCCCCTTCGCTCCCCAGGAGCCGCCACTGGAAAATCCCACCATTACGCCCATTCCCGGTGACCTCTGCTATTTCACCTTCTCCGACACACAGTTGAGCACCTCCTCGTACGGATACGAGGCGGCGGCGGAACAGCGCGGAGCCGAGGCGGCGCACAGCAACCGCGCCACCGTGATCGACCTCGCGCTCTTCTACGAGCGCAACAACCTGCTGATCAACGGTGACGCGGGCTGGGTCCCCGGCATCGTCTGGGGCTCTATCGTCGAGGGCCTCGACGAGATGGCGGAGGCCTGCCAGGACCTCTGGCGCGCGGGCGCCCTCGGAGAAACGCTGAGTTTCCGTAGGAAGTAGAGCAGGCCGCCGGGGTGTGGGCAGGCGTTCCGCTTGGGGGTCCCTCCTGCTCGAAGAGCTTGGGGGGAGGAACGGATGGGCACACCCCGGCTCCGGGCTCGCAGCCGCGTACGAGCGTGCTGCTTACGCGAGCGAGGGCGCCCCCACACCGGAGGCGGCCCCGGCCTCGAACAACGCGTGAGAGGCCGCAAGCACGAGCGCGTCCGCGTGCCGGGCACCGACGAGCTGCACACCGATGGGCAGCCCCCGCTCATCCACCCCGCAGGGGACCGACGCGGCAGGCTGCTGCGTCATGTTGAAGGGGTACGAGAACGGGGTCCACTCGGTCCACCGGGTCATCCCCGACCCGCGCGGCACCTCGACCCCCGCCTCGAAGGCGGTGATCGGCATCGCGGGGGTCACCAGCAGGTCGTAGGTCTCGTGGAAGGCCCCCATCAGCTTTCCGAGCGCCATCCGTACGTCCACGGCGGCCAGATAGTCCAGCGCGCTGCGTGCCGCGCCGTCCTCGCAGACCTCCCGCAGGCCGGGATCAAGACGCGCCCGCTGATCTTGGCTGAAACTCTCTGTTACCCGTGCGGCACCGCTGAACCACAGCGTGTGGAACGCCTCGACCGGGTCCGCGAACCCGGGATCCGTCTCCTCGACCTGCGCGCCCAGCTCCTCCAGCAGGGTCACCGCGCCCCGCACCGCCGCCGCGACCTGGGGGTCGACGCTCACCCGGCCGCCGAAGTCGGGGGAGTAGGCGACGCGCAGCCCCCGTACCCCCTCCGCGCCTGCCGCCAGCGCCCCGCGGTAGCTGTGCGGCACGGGGCCGAGCTGGGACCAGTCGCGCGAGTCGGGGGCCGTGATCACGTCCATGAGCAGGGCCGCGTCCTCCGCGTCCCGCGTCATCGGCCCCACGTGCGCGAGCGTGCCGAAGGCGCTGGCGGGGTAGATCGGGACCCGCCCGTACGTCGGCTTCAGCGCGAAGATCCCGCAGAAGGACGCGGGGATGCGGACCGAGCCCCCGCCGTCCGTGCCGAGCGAGAGCGGTCCCGCGCCGGAGGCGACCGCCGCCGCGCTGCCGCCGCTGGAGCCGCCGGCGGTGCGGTCCGGGGCGTACGGGTTGCCCGTCACTCCGTGCCGGGGGCTGTCGGTGACGCCCTTCCAGCCGAACTCGGGGGTCGTCGTCTTGCCGAGGAAGACGGCGCCGCTCTCGCGCAGCCTGCCGACCGAGGGCGCGTCCTCGTCCCACGGGCCGCTCTCGGCGTCCACGGCCCACGAGCCCTTCAGCGTCGCCTCGCCGCGCTGGAGCAGGATGTCCTTCACCGTCACCGGCACGCCGTCGACCGGGCCGGCCGGCTCCCCGGCCTGCCAGCGGTCGGCCGACTCCTGGGCGGCGGCCAGGGCCTCCTCGGTGTCGATGCGTACGAAAGCGTTGAGATGCGCCTGCGCCTGCGCCGCGCAGTCGAGGGCAGCGCGAGTGACCTCCACGGGGGTGAAGTCCCCCGCTTCGTATCCGGCGACCAGCTGGGTGGCGGTCAGCGCGTTGAGATCGGACATGGCGAAACCTCCCGAGGAGAGACCGGAGCCGCCCCGGGCGAAGGGCCGGGGGCGAACTCCGGTGGAAGAGCTGGGGGATGCCCCCGGTGGAGATGCCCGGGGAAGTCCCCGGTCAAGGGTCCGGGGACGGCGGGCCCCGGACGGGCTCAGGCGGGCCGGGCCGGCCCCAGGAGCCGGCCCGGCCCGACGGGCTCAGGACGCCGGGCCCGGCGCCTTCGTCGGGACGTAGCCGAGCTTCTTGTCGACGACGTTCAGCAGCGGTTCGCCCTTCTCCCAGCGGTCGAAGTTGTCCAGGAACTGCTCGGCGAGGTCGTCGCGCCAGCCGACCGTGTCCCCGCTCATGTGCGGGGAGATCAGCAGACCCGGCACGTCCCACAGCCGGCTGTCGGCGGGCAGCGGCTCCTCGGCGAAGACGTCGAGGGCCGCGCCCTTGATGCGGTGCTTGAGCAGCGCGTCCACCAGGTCGTCCTCGACGACGTGCTGGCCCCTGCCGACGTTCAGGAAGTGTGCCCCGGGCTTCATACGGGCGAACATTCCCGCGTCGAACATGCCGGTCGACTCGTTGGTGAGCGGCGCGACGCACACGACCCAGTCCGCCTGGCCGACGAGCAGGGGCAGTTCGCCGGTGCTGTGGACGCGTCCGAATTCCGCGTCCGTGTCCCGTGCGGTCCGGCCGACGAGGTCCACGGTGACACCCAGTGCCAAGAGTGCGCGCCCGATTTCCCGGCCGATTGGACCCGATCCGACCACCGTCGCGCGACTTCCGCCGAGCCGAAATGTCTCACGGTGCCGCCAGCGTCGCTGGCGCTGCAATTCCCATGTGCCGCGAAAATCCTTGGCCATGGCTAGCACGAGTCCCAGCACATATTCGGCAATGGGCCGGTCAAAGATGCCTCGAGCATTAGTGATGACCGTCTCATCCGCGTCGGCCAGCTCCGGAAGCAGACGGTCCACCCCGGCGCTGGGCGTGTGCACCCAGCGGGGCCTGGGGCCCTCGCCCGGCCATGCCTCGCGCACGGCGTCGGAGAGGAAATCCCAGACCAATAGCACGTCAGCGGCAGGAAGTTCTTCGGCGAGGGTCCTCTCGTCGGCGTGCACGACACGGGCACGTCCCGCCAGTCGGTCGAGCTGAGGAAGAGGCTCGGCGTCGAGGACAAGAACGCAGGTTTCGGACATAGGCAGGAAACCGTTTCGAAACGTGGGGACGGTTGGCTGTGCGGTGACCCCGGGAAGAGCGAGAACACTGCTCGGATGGGAGGATTGACCACGGTAGGGAGCGGAAACTACCTTCGTCAACAAAGACATCTGCCCCGGCGTCCCGGCTTCTGACCGGCTTTGCTATTCCTCTGACTTCCCTGGACTCAGGGGCCTTTTGGCCATGAGCCTCCCCTCCGTTTTTTTGGGGCCACGAAATGGACGTCTCCTTCCTCGGCGGACCGATGCCGCAGCGCGGCGTGGGAATCGTCGCTCCCTTCGACTTCGCACTGGACCGTGAACTCTGGCGCTGGGTGCCGGACGACGTGTCCTTGCACCTGACACGAACCCCCTTTGTGCCCGTCGAGGTCAGCCTCGACCTCGCCCGTCTGGTCAGCGAGCACGAGACGCTGCGCGAGGCGGTCAGGGCCCTGTGCGCCGTGGCCCCCGAAGTGGTGGCCTACGCCTGTACGTCCGGCAGTTTCGTCGGCGGCACCGCCGGTGAGAGGGCCATGGTGGCCGCCATGACCCAGGCCGGTGAGATGCCTTCTCTCACCACGTCGGGCGCCCTGCTGGAGGCGCTGCGCGAGATCGACGCGCGGCGCATCGCCATCGTCACCCCGTACACCAAGTCGGTGACCGACGCCCTGGAGGACTATCTGGACGAGGCGGGCATCGGCATCACCGGGCGCTGCTACCTGGGCCTGACCCGGGAGATCTGGCGCGTGCCCTACCGCGACGTGGTCGACATGGCCAGGGAAGCGGTGGCCGACGCGCCCGACGCGCTGTTCATCTCCTGCACCAACCTCCCGACCTACGACGTCATCCCGCAGCTGGAGGCCGAGCTGCGCATGCCGGTTCTCACGGCCAACCAGGTCACCATGTGGGCGGCGCTGCGCAGCATCGGCAAGGAGGCCGTCGGCCCCTACCAGGCCCTTCTCGACCCCGTCGCCCGGCGCGGCCCGGCGGCCATGACCCCCTCCCAGCCGATCTCGCACGAGGGCGACGGCCTCGGCGAGCCGGACGATCAGACACCGGGACCCGAGCCGGAGGCGGCGCTCGCCGGGGCAGGCACAGAGCCGTCCGAGCCGATGGAGGGCACCTCGGATCTGGGCTTCGGCCAGCAGTCCCATCCCGACGAGTGGAGCGGCGGCGCCCAGCCCCCGGTCTGACCCCCTGTCCGTGCCGGCAAGCACTCGCGCAGGCACCCGAGCACGGCATCCCGTACGGACCTCCGTACGACACCCCGCACGACCCCAACCGCCGTACCGCCCCTGGCAGTACGGCGGTCTCCAGCACGCACGGACGCACGCATGAACGGCACGCGCGCGTACACATTCACGGCGCGCACACATACACAGGAGGCGTAGATGGCACAGGCGGCATCGGCACCAGCGGTCGGTTTCCTCTACCCCGGCTACTCGGCCGAGGACGACTACCCGCGGCTGGAGCGGATCCTCGCCGAGGCGGGCGCCGAGGTCCGGCTGCCGCTCGTGCACACCGACATCGGCGAGGACGCCCACCGCGTGGACGCCCTCCTGGAGATGGGCTCGGCCGCCCGGCTCGCCGCCAAGGTGGAAGAGGTCAAGCAGCAGGACATCCAGGCCGTCGTGTGGGCCTGCACCAGCGCCAGCTTCGTCTTCGGCTGGGAGGGCGCGCACGATCAGGTGCGCGAGCTGTCGGCCACGGCCGGACTGCCGGCCTCCAGCACCTCCTTCGCCTTCGCGGGCGCGGTGCGCGACCTGGGCGTGGAGCGGGTGAGCATCGCCGCGACCTATCCCGAGGACGTCGCCGAGCTGTTCACCGGCTTCCTCAAGGCGGCGGGCGCCGAGGTCGTCGCCATGCGCGGCAGCGGCATCATCACCGCGGCCGAGGTGGGCACCTGGGGCGAGGAGGAGGTCCTGGCCCTCGCCCGCGGCGGCGACCACCCCGACGCGCAGGCGGTGCTCCTCCCGGACACCGCCCTGCACACCGCTGCCTGGATCCCCGCCCTGGAGGAGGAGCTGGGCAAGCCGGTCCTGACGGCCAATCAAGTGACGGCCAGGGAGGGGCTGCGCCTCCTCGACCTGGAGGTGCGCTGCCCCGCGCTGGGCGCGCTCTTCACCTGAGCCTCTTCACCTGCCCCCTTCACCTGATCGTTCCCGCCTGATCACGTTCGTCTGATCGCCACGCGTGGACGAGCCCTCAGCGGCGGCCCTCGACGGCCGCCGCTGAGGGTGTTTCCGCCCCCGCCATGTCTGCGTCCGTTGCCGTGCCTGTGCCTGTGCCTGTGCCCGTGCCCGTGTCCGTTGCCGCTGCCGTCCCGTCGGCCCGGCGGTCGCGGCGCAGCGAGTAGACCGCGACCGCCAGCCCGGCCAGGGTCAGCAGCGCGCCGACGGGGAGAATCCCGCGCGGCCCCGCGTCGCCCTCGACGATCCGGCCGCCCAGCCACCCGGCGAAGGCCGCCGCGACCTGGAAGCCCGAGGCGTTGACCGCGACGGCCAGGGTGGGCGCCGAGTGCGCCGTCGAGAGCACCCGGGTCTGCATGCCGGGAATGATCGCGTACGCCAGTACGCCGACCACGAAGGTCAGTACGGCCGCGAGCGCCTGGCTCCCGGCCACCGGCCAGAACAGCGCCAGCACGCCCGCCAGTCCGGCCAGCAGCCCTGCCAGCGAGGGCATCAGCGCCCGGTCGGCGAGCCACCCGCCGAGGAAGTTGCCGGCGAAGGCCCCGGCGCCGTAGACCAGCAGCAACGCCGGTACGGCACCGGACCCGAAGCCGCTCACCTCGGTGAGCAGCGGCGTGATGTAGACGAAGAACGTGACCACGCCGATGTTGCCGGCCACCGTGAGGGCCATCGCGAGCTGGACGTCGCGCTTGAGGAGCACCCGCAGTTCGCCGAGCACCGATCCGGTGACCGTCGAGGGCCGCGCGGGCACCGACGGGAGCACCAGCAGCAGCGCGAGGACGCTGCATCCCGCGACGGCCGCGAAGGTGGTCCGCCAGTCGAAGTGCTGTCCGATCAGGGTGCCCAGCGGGGTGCCCAGGATGATGCCGAGGTTCATGCCCAGGGTGAGCTTCGCCACAGTGGACGCCTGTTTCCCCTCCTGTGCCATGGAGACGGCCGTGGTGATCGCGACCGCGAAGAACGTGGCCACGACCGACCCGGCCACGAACCGCGCCACCACCAGCACCGGATAGCCGGGCGCCAGTGCCGAGCCGGCGTTCCCGAGCACGGAGACGGCCACCAGGCCGACGATCAGCGGTTTACGGGCCAGCCGCGCGGTCAGCACGGTGACGACGGGCCCGCCGACGATCATGCCCAGCGCATAGGCGGTCGTCAGCCGCCCCGCAGCGGCGAGGGACACCGACAGGTCGCCCGAGACCTCCGGCAGCAGACCGGCGATCACGAACTCGCCGGTCGTCAGGCTGAAGACGACCAGCATGAGCGAGAAAACAGAGAGAGGCATGACGGACTCGCACTCATGAAAGGGAGTGGGGACGCGCTGATCCTCGCCGTACGCTTACCTGCCAACAAGTACCGACTTAAAAGTGCAGTACTTACCTGGAGGTGGGTGCGAATGGCCGCACGGAAGTGCCAGACGACGTTCGTCTCGGGGCTCGACGCCGCCCTGGACGTGGTCGGCGGCAAGTGGAAGGGCCTGATCCTCTGGGCGCTCAGCGACGGGCCCAAGCGCTTCAGCCAGCTGCGGCGCTGTCTGTCGGGGGTCAGCGAGAAGATGCTCATCCAGCATCTGCGCGAGCTGGAGCGCGACGAGGCCGTGCACCGCGAGGTGCACCACGCGGTGCCGCCGAAGGTCGAGTACTCCCTCACCCCGACCGGCAGCACGCTCATCGAGGCCCTCCGCCCGCTGGGGGACTGGGGCACCGAGCACCGGTCCCGCCTGGAGACCGTCCGCGGCGCCCTCGCGGCCGGGAACGGTGCCCCGGGGAAGACAGCGGCCGTCTGACGCGTTGTAGGGAGCCGTCGGCCCACCCTCCGTGGGCCGCGGCACGGCACGAACGAGGCCGCGCACCGCACGTACGAAGAGAGGCAGCATCGTGGGCGACGACGCACAGGCCGACGGGAATCCGGGCGCGGGCATACGGGGCGAGGCCCACGGCACGGCTCCGGTGCCGCTGTCCGTCCTGGACCTGGCCAACGTGGGCAAGGGATACACCGCCACCGACGCGCTGGAGGCCTCCACCCGGGTGGCCCGGCTCGCCGACTCCCGCAGCTTCACCCGCTACTGGGTGGCCGAGCACCACTCCATGCCGGGCGTCGCCAGCTCCTCGCCCGCCGTGATCCTCGCCCACCTGGCGGCCCACACCTCCCGCGTCCGCCTGGGCTCGGGCGGCGTCATGCTGCCCAACCACGCACCGCTGGTGATCGCCGAGCAGTTCGGCACCCTGGAGGCGCTCGCCCCGGGCCGCATCGACCTGGGGCTCGGCCGCGCGCCCGGCACCGACGGGGCCACGGCGGCGGCGCTGCGCCGCACCGAGCGGCTGCGCGAGGGCGCCGAGGACTTCCCGCAGCAGCTCGCCGAGCTGATCCGCTTTCTGGACGACGACTTCCCCGACGGCCACCGGTACGCGCGTATCCACGCCGTCCCCGGCCCCGTACAGGCCGAGGGCCCGAAGCAGAGCGCGCACCGGCCGCCGGTGTGGCTGCTCGGCTCCTCTGGCTTCAGCGCCCAGCTGGCCGGCAGCCTCGGACTCCCGTTCGCCTTCGCCCACCACTTCTCGGCGGCCAACACCCTGCCCGCGCTGGACCTTTACCGCGAGTCCTTCCGCCCCTCGGAGGTGCTGGACGAGCCGTACGCGCTGATCGGCGCCGCCGCGCTGGCCGCCGAGGACGAGCGGGAGGCCCACCGCCAGGTGCTGACGGGGGCGCTGTCGATGGTGCGGCTGCGCACCGGCCGCCCCGGGCTGATCCCGACGCCCGAGGAGGCGGAGAGCTACTCCTTCAGCCCCGTCGAGCGGGACTTCGTGGACAGCTGGCTGGGCAACGTCACCTACGGCACGCCCGAGGCCGTGCGCGAAGGGCTGGACGCGCTGGTGAAGCGGACCGGCGCCGACGAGCTGATGCTCACCGCCAACGCGCACACGCCGGACGTCCGGGTCCGCTCCTACGAACTGATCGCCGACGCCTACGCGCTGCCCGCCGGGCGCGAGGGCGACGGTGGATCCGCGGCCCCAGATGCCGCCGAGGCCGCCGTGGACCAGGCCAGCAGCTCGCCGATCCGGTCGGCCTCCATCGGCTTGGCGTAGTGCCAGCCCTGGCCGGTGTCACAGCCGATCCGGCGCAGCCGCTCGGCCTGCGCCGGACCCTCGACGCACTCGGCGGTCACGGTCAGGCCGAGCTTGTGCGCGAGCTGCACGAGCGCGGTCACGATCGTCTCGTCCGCCGGGTTCTGGTGCCGGGCCGTGCGGAAGCCGCGGACGAACGTGCCGTCCAGCTTCAGCGCGCGCACCGGCAGCCGGCTGAGATAGGCGAGGTTGGAATAGCCCGTGCCGAAGTCGTCGATGGCGATGCGTACGCCCATGTCGGACAGCGCCTGGAGCGCCTGGAGGGGACGGCCGGCCGAGCCCATCACCGCTGACTCGGTCAGCTCCAGCTGGAGCAGCCCGGAAGGCAGCCCCGTCTCCTCCAGGATGTCGGCCACATCGCGCACCAGGTCCGAGTCCCACACCTGGCGCACCGCCACGTTCACGCTCACGTACAGCGGCGGCCCCGGATGCTCCAGCATCCAGCGGCGGGCCTGGCGGCAGGACTCCTCCAGCACCCAGCGGCCGAGCGGCACGATCGCGCCGTTCTCCTCGGCCAGGCCGATGAAACGGTCCGGGCTCAGCTGCCCGAACTGCGGATGCCGCCAGCGCACCAGGGCCTCCACGCCGCGCAGGCTGTCGTCGGCGAAGCCCACGATCGGCTGGTACTCCAGCACGAACTCGCGGCGCTCCACCGCCCTGCGCAGCGTGCTGGACAGCGCCTGTCTGGTCATGCGGTGCGCGTTGCGCTCGGGGTCGAACAGGGTCCAGCGCGCCTTGCCGTCGGCCTTGGCCCAGTAGAGCGTGGTGTCGGCCGCCTGCATCAGCTCGGTGGGGCTCGTGCCCGCCGTCTCGCGTTCGACGACGCCGATGCTGGCGGAGACGGACAGCCGCTGGCCCGCCAGGTCGAACGGCCGCTGGAGCGCGGCCAGTACCGACTGGGCGAGCTGGGTGAGCTGTTCGGTGCCGGTCGAGGACTCGACCAGCAGCGCGAACTCGTCGCCGCCCAGCCGCGCCACCAGATGGCCGCCGCACTCCTCGGATCCGGCCTCGGCGCACTGGGTCAGCCGTTGGGCGACCGCGTCCAGCAGGCTGTCGCCGACCCGGTGGCCGAGGGTGTCGTTGACGGCCTTGAAGCCGTCCAGGTCGATGTAGCACAAGCCCGTCCGGCCGGTCGCCGAGTCTGCGAGCGCCGCGGCCAGCCGCTCGAAGAACAGGGTGCGGTTGGGCAGCCGGGTGACCGGGTCGTGCATCTGGAGGTGCCGCAGCCGCTCCTGGAGATCGCGTCGCTCGCTGATGTCGGCGATCGACAACAGCGCCTCACCCTCGCGCGCGGTGGGGGTGACGGTGATCTCCGCCCAGAGCGGGTGCCCGTCGGCGTGTTTGAGCCTGCGGGTGCAGGACATGCGGTCGGTGCGGCCCTGGAGCGCCTCGTTGTAGGCGCTGCGCACCCGGCCGTCCAGCCCGAGCCCGGCCAGCTCGGCGATGGCCCGGCCGGTGATCCGGCGGGGTTCGGCGCCGAGCAGCGTGCCCAGCGCGGGGTTGGCCGTCAGCACCCGGCCGTCCCGGTCGACGATGGCCATCGGCAGCTGTGCCGCGTGGAAGGCAGCCCTGAAGTCGCTTTCGCTGTGCCCGTTGTGTGAGCGCCGTCGCCAGCGCTTGGAGTTACTTTCCGTGATGATTTGGGGTTGCGTTACGAGGGGTTCGCCGGAGTCTTTGCCCGGTCCTTCGAGGGGTCCGTTCACCGATCGCTCCGCGGGGGGCTCGTCTCGTGCGGATCGATCGGGGAAGGCCCGTGAGCCGCCCAGGGGAGGATCCGCGCTGGAAATGTGCCGATCATAGAGGTTGGCGCGCGAGCGGAGCCAGTGTCTCCGCTGCCGTTGCCGGTCACTGGGGCGGCTGGGGCGGAAGTGTGGGCGCGAGGGTGACCGTTTCCGCGCCGGTGCCGACTGCGCCCTGACCGCTTACGACCGAGCATTACGAAGAGTAGTCATATTGTGGTTGACTCGACCGGCCTACCGGAACGGGGCGAAGTCGGACATGTAGGGACAGTGTAGGGAGAGTCCGCAGTCCCTTTTCCGGTGAGGTCGAGACGTGGCGGTGCCGTCTGTACCCGAGGGAGTGGCAGCACGGCGCGCCGGGCGCCGTGCCCGCTCTCCGGGTCCAGGTCCCCGGCACCGGGTGGGCGCGATCCTCACCGCGCTGACCGCGTTCATGGGATTCGGGCTCGTCGCGGGGCCCCTGCACGCCGTGGCGGCGGGCATGCCGTGCGCTCTGCCGCGCACCGACGCACACCACTCGCTGGGTCTGGACACCTGGAACGCCTCCTATCCACGTCCCGAGGGGGCGCTCGACGCCGCCCTTCTCTTTCTTTCTTTCCCCGATGCGGCACCCATGGCCACCCCTCAGGAGCTGACAGCCGACCATTTCCCGGCCACATCTGATTTTTTCGACCGCGCCTCGTACGGAAAATTCCGGCTCAGACCGCATCCGGCCGACCGCTGGATCGAGATGCCCAAGCGCTCGACGGCGTACGGGGTACGCCGGGACTGGAGCCCTGACCTGCGCAATTCCTATCTGCGCGACGCTGTGGCCGCTGCGGACCGGTACGTGGACTTCGGCCGTTACGACGTCATCTATCTGATCGCAGACCCGGATGCTCCCGGTGTGGATTCGGATGCGACAAAAGTAGTCAACC
This sequence is a window from Streptomyces sp. NBC_01775. Protein-coding genes within it:
- the ehuC gene encoding ectoine/hydroxyectoine ABC transporter permease subunit EhuC, with protein sequence MTDLTAGLWELLLKGVWVTVQLTVYSAALGAFVAFVVGVAKTNRLWIVRFVSGLYMEIFRGTSALVLMFWMFFVLPVAFGWQLVPMWAAVLALGLSYGAYGSEIVRGALAAVAPAQQEAGIALSFSPWQRLTKISLPQAWPEMIPPANNLLIELLKGTALVSVLGVGDITFGAALVRNALGQSAPVYTIILVMYFVLAFLLTRIMRAVERKAKAGIGQTPEKGKGVRKLNLREATNIARSSAGGAS
- a CDS encoding amidase, with translation MSDLNALTATQLVAGYEAGDFTPVEVTRAALDCAAQAQAHLNAFVRIDTEEALAAAQESADRWQAGEPAGPVDGVPVTVKDILLQRGEATLKGSWAVDAESGPWDEDAPSVGRLRESGAVFLGKTTTPEFGWKGVTDSPRHGVTGNPYAPDRTAGGSSGGSAAAVASGAGPLSLGTDGGGSVRIPASFCGIFALKPTYGRVPIYPASAFGTLAHVGPMTRDAEDAALLMDVITAPDSRDWSQLGPVPHSYRGALAAGAEGVRGLRVAYSPDFGGRVSVDPQVAAAVRGAVTLLEELGAQVEETDPGFADPVEAFHTLWFSGAARVTESFSQDQRARLDPGLREVCEDGAARSALDYLAAVDVRMALGKLMGAFHETYDLLVTPAMPITAFEAGVEVPRGSGMTRWTEWTPFSYPFNMTQQPAASVPCGVDERGLPIGVQLVGARHADALVLAASHALFEAGAASGVGAPSLA
- a CDS encoding maleate cis-trans isomerase family protein, coding for MAQAASAPAVGFLYPGYSAEDDYPRLERILAEAGAEVRLPLVHTDIGEDAHRVDALLEMGSAARLAAKVEEVKQQDIQAVVWACTSASFVFGWEGAHDQVRELSATAGLPASSTSFAFAGAVRDLGVERVSIAATYPEDVAELFTGFLKAAGAEVVAMRGSGIITAAEVGTWGEEEVLALARGGDHPDAQAVLLPDTALHTAAWIPALEEELGKPVLTANQVTAREGLRLLDLEVRCPALGALFT
- a CDS encoding D-2-hydroxyacid dehydrogenase, with product MSETCVLVLDAEPLPQLDRLAGRARVVHADERTLAEELPAADVLLVWDFLSDAVREAWPGEGPRPRWVHTPSAGVDRLLPELADADETVITNARGIFDRPIAEYVLGLVLAMAKDFRGTWELQRQRRWRHRETFRLGGSRATVVGSGPIGREIGRALLALGVTVDLVGRTARDTDAEFGRVHSTGELPLLVGQADWVVCVAPLTNESTGMFDAGMFARMKPGAHFLNVGRGQHVVEDDLVDALLKHRIKGAALDVFAEEPLPADSRLWDVPGLLISPHMSGDTVGWRDDLAEQFLDNFDRWEKGEPLLNVVDKKLGYVPTKAPGPAS
- a CDS encoding maleate cis-trans isomerase family protein, translating into MDVSFLGGPMPQRGVGIVAPFDFALDRELWRWVPDDVSLHLTRTPFVPVEVSLDLARLVSEHETLREAVRALCAVAPEVVAYACTSGSFVGGTAGERAMVAAMTQAGEMPSLTTSGALLEALREIDARRIAIVTPYTKSVTDALEDYLDEAGIGITGRCYLGLTREIWRVPYRDVVDMAREAVADAPDALFISCTNLPTYDVIPQLEAELRMPVLTANQVTMWAALRSIGKEAVGPYQALLDPVARRGPAAMTPSQPISHEGDGLGEPDDQTPGPEPEAALAGAGTEPSEPMEGTSDLGFGQQSHPDEWSGGAQPPV
- a CDS encoding DUF3830 family protein is translated as MADRFIEVSLDKRGVSCTAKLLDDRAPITCAAVWDALPLGGDVYHAKYARNEIYALIPPFAPQEPPLENPTITPIPGDLCYFTFSDTQLSTSSYGYEAAAEQRGAEAAHSNRATVIDLALFYERNNLLINGDAGWVPGIVWGSIVEGLDEMAEACQDLWRAGALGETLSFRRK
- the ehuB gene encoding ectoine/hydroxyectoine ABC transporter substrate-binding protein EhuB, with protein sequence MLAAAASLGAVSALGATSACSRVSSADAGDGGELLERLKAQGTVKLGLAGEQPYSYIDKDGELTGSSPAIARIIFKRLGIPNVQPFPTEFNSLIPGLNSQQFDVVAAGMYITPDRCKQVVFADPEYEMRDAFIVRKGNPKNLRTYADIKKAGAKMATGTGYAEIAYAEEEGVKESEMLLLPDQLAGLLAVEQGRADVFAGTAVTVRNVVKQTKSRKAEFTEAFTPKLEGKPDLGTGAFAFRQSETHLREVFNRELRKMKKSGELFRVMKPFGFLPEEMTTMTAKERCK